The Lampris incognitus isolate fLamInc1 chromosome 7, fLamInc1.hap2, whole genome shotgun sequence genome window below encodes:
- the LOC130115259 gene encoding zinc finger BED domain-containing protein 4-like — MGAPTGKNKNTSNLWSHLRIHHPELYETAQKKRESESHQDEATSSQPTIEDMFQKQRKWTNSDDTSKLMDKLVLEMIVTDNQPFSVVSDVGFKRLMAAAEPRHALKSDKYYRIEKLQEVHHKIVDKIKALIQPENAGYFLSFTTDCWSGVTESLMSLTCHFIDAEWTRKQVILNTRAMHGSHTGEYLKETFLNMLEDWKISKDRVALVLRDSGANIVNGMRLAELPVLSCMAHTLQLVVNDGLASQRAVTDVIAMLKKCATHFHHSILAKQRLRVIQRELGLPEHNIIQAVPTRRNSTLHMLQRMLEQKRALTIYCGEYGGFAGPNAHQWDLVSNLIETLLPIEEVTLQVSHSNSSASCIIPCLTVLKMLLQDDEGPSTKGIRTLRQAMRESLDKHFSNIEDTKTVVLACLLDPCYKSHAFSFATTLSKAKGWLKEEEDANDGNTHKRQRREHTSFCSRVDEMFSSLLAHHTGDLLASSCVEDELHLYLKEPVIDRRKGDPLQWWRQNDGRFKLLAKQARKFLCASPSSVPSERVFSEVSAIYESKRSRLTGEHAEQLCFLHHNLVLLNWDY, encoded by the exons AGAGGACATGTTTCAGAAACAAAGAAAGTGGACAAACTCAGATGACACGTCGAAACTAATGGACAAACTAGTCCTAGAGATGATAGTCACTGACAACCAACCGTTCTCGGTGGTGTCTGATGTTGGCTTTAAGCGCCTCATGGCTGCAGCAGAGCCACGACATGCACTGAAAAGTGACAAGTATTACAGAATTGAGAAGCTGCAAGAAGTTCACCACAAGATTGTGGACAAGATCAAAGCCCTGATTCAGCCAGAGAATGCTGGCTACTTTCTCTCCTTCACCACAGACTGCTGGTCTGGTGTGACAGAGTCTCTCATGAGCCTGACATGCCATTTCATCGATGCTGAATGGACAAGAAAGCAGGTCATCTTAAATACAAGAGCGATGCATGGGTCCCACACTGGGGAATACCTGAAAGAGACATTCCTCAATATGCTTGAGGACTGGAAGATAAGCAAAGACCGTGTAGCACTAGTGCTTCGAGACAGCGGAGCCAATATTGTGAATGGAATGAGGCTAGCTGAACTCCCAGTCCTCAGCTGCATGGCGCACACCTTGCAACTTGTGGTGAATGACGGTCTGGCAAGTCAAAGAGCCGTCACAGATGTCATTGCAATGCTTAAGAAGTGTGCCACACATTTCCACCACTCCATTCTGGCCAAACAGCGTTTGCGAGTCATTCAGAGGGAACTTGGCCTGCCAGAGCACAACATAATCCAGGCTGTTCCAACGAGGCGGAACTCAACGCTCCACATGCTGCAAAGAATGCTGGAGCAAAAGCGTGCGCTTACCATCTACTGTGGTGAATATGGAGGATTTGCAGGTCCTAATGCTCACCAGTGGGACCTTGTGTCCAATTTAATTGAAACTCTTCTCCCAATAGAGGAAGTGACACTTCAGGTGAGCCACAGCAACTCATCAGCATCCTGCATCATTCCATGCCTGACTGTGCTGAAGATGCTTCTTCAAGATGATGAGGGGCCCTCCACAAAAGGCATCAGAACGCTCAGGCAAGCCATGAGGGAGAGCCTCGACAAGCATTTCTCAAATATAGAAGACACAAAAACTGTGGTGCTGGCCTGTCTCTTAGATCCTTGTTATAAGAGTCATGCATTCTCCTTTGCCACGACATTGAGCAAGGCCAAAGGATGgttgaaagaggaagaggacgcT AATGACGGAAACACCCACAAAAGGCAACGGAGAGAACACACATCCTTCTGCAGCCGTGTTGATGAGATGTTCAGTTCTCTGCTGGCACATCACACTGGTGACCTGCTTGCCAGTAGCTGCGTTGAGGATGAGCTACATCTGTACCTCAAGGAACCAGTGATCGACAGGCGTAAAGGGGACCCACTCCAGTGGTGGAGACAGAATGATGGGCGCTTCAAGCTACTTGCAAAACAAGCAAGAAAGTTTCTTTGTGCATCACCCTCATCAGTCCCAAGTGAGCGCGTCTTCAGTGAAGTCTCTGCAATTTATGAGAGCAAGAGAAGCCGTCTCACTGGAGAGCACGCTGAACAACTCTGCTTTTTGCACCACAATCTGGTGCTGCTCAATTGGGACTACTAA